The Homo sapiens chromosome 10, GRCh38.p14 Primary Assembly sequence TGACTTCACTTAAGAACAGGAGGGAGTCACTAGCTGCTGGGCTCAGCCCTGCTAGGAGCTCCAGAATAGCAGCTGGCCAGTACGATCTCTCCTGGGGACTCCTTCCTGACATGTCTGTAACAACATCTTCTACATCTCCCCTTTGCTGTCTCTCAAAAATAATCATGACTTCAGCTATAGAATAAAAGCTTAATATCTGAATGTCAAGAGCAACCTAAAAGctaaagacaaaaccaaaaaccaatgCCAACTCCTAAACACTATCCATTCATAGACGACCTCTTCCACCCTTACTGTTTTTATAAACAGAGACCAGCAGAGCTTTTGGCACATGGTAGACATTTAATGACTGTTTCTATTCATTAAGCAAATAATTTGATAGGTTGGCTatgtgtctgtatttttttttttttttttttttgagacggagtcttgctctgtctcccaggctggagtgcagtggctcaatctctgctcactgcaagctccgcctcccgggttcccaccattctcctgcctcagcctccccagtagctgggactacaggcgtccaccaccgcgcccgcctaatttttttgtgtttttagtagagacagggtttcaccatgttagccaggagggtcttgatctcctgacctcgtgatctgcccacctcggcctcccaaatatgTGTGTATTCTTAGTTCAAGTTTATTACTTTTTCATTCTTCCATACCTCCAGCAAGATTAAAGCCATTTAGAGCTATGAACACTGAATAAGTATGCCTGATTCCCACAGCCTTTCCTTTCTTGGGTTTTGCCTTCTTAATGTCTACTTAAATGTCTACTTTAACCACAACTATCTCATGcatcttttaatttgcatttctttatagtaagactgatttttttttcccaggggTATTTATGTTGATTCTAGGCATGTGCAATCTCAGTGAGATTGGAAATGAGATGAGTGGATGACCTATGGGTCAGGAAGGCTCATTGTTAAGTCCAAAAGCCTTCAGAATGTGTCAGAGTTCGCAGTATTTGGATGGGGGCAGAGCACAACAGAGGCACACAGCATCACTCACCTTGTTGTACACGTTAAACCATTCAGGATGGTGGTCCAGTTTCTCAGCCTGCAGGGCCACTCTTGTCATGAACCCAAAGGCCTATTTAAGTGGAGTGAGAGCCAGGTTAGTGTTCTAAGAGAAAGGACTTCTGGACATCACCAATTCAAGGCCTAGACGCAGGAGGATGAATTAGCTTCCCCCCAGGAGACTCCTCTATAATCATTTCCCCCTTGACATCCTGTCACTGGTTCTCAGGCTTGAGTTAGAGATTGTCCTTGCAGTAGGAAGAAAGTCTTGCTATTTAGGATGTCAACAAGGTGGAAACACCACAACAGGCTTTTGGCCTGGCCAGTCTTGGCCGTCTGTTCAAATGTCTTCAGATGTGCATGGTTTCCACTTGAACTATCTCCTCAGAAGACTGCTGCTAAAAGTTCCAGGAAGGGAGAGCCCAAGACACATCCTCCTATGGCTCTCCAATCCCCAAAGATGATACTTTCTGAGTTAGACAGGAAAATTAATTTCCCCACTGGCACAGTGCCCAAATAACTGGATGAGTGTGGTGTCTGAGAGTCTTGGCTAACAAGACGTGAAGGGAGAGAACATGCTTTGTAAGGTGACCCCATCAGCCCGTCTCAGAAAACTCTGTCCCACCCTGGTGCCATACCCTGTTGAAGTCTTTGAAATGAAACTGCTTGAAGATGGCATCACGGCCTTCCAGCTCATTCCACCCCACAGCCCTCAGGTTTGGCAGCAGCTGGTCCCTCTCCTCAGCGCTCAGCCTGTGTGCTTTGCCAGCctagaagagggaaaaaaacagaggccCAAGGGCATTTCTCTTTATAGGTCAAAACAGAGGGGCTCCAACCTTTAGGGGAACTTAGCTTCCACTGGCTGCTTTGGACGTGGGTGACCAAAGGGCAGCAGGTCTTTGAGCAATAGGCTGGGAGGCCTCAAGGGTGGCACCCTGCCCAGGAGGTGGGGTCCAGGCTCGTCTGCCGATAGGCCCTCAGGTCTTGGGTTTtaacactccacacacacacaagggaaATCACAAAAGCAATGTAATTCATATGACGGGGACAGAGAAGCACTCTTCCCCCACCCTGCCCTCAAAGCCTTACGGACCTTCCCTCCATGAGATTATTACATCAGTGAGGGcgtaaaagcaaaataaatcccAGATGCAAATATGTTACTCCACAACCTCTCAGGAAGAGTACCCATGACTCTCCCCCCTTCCTTTTCCTATTATGTACTTCATCATATGCACCCCACGTCCCTACCGTAACTTTCACGTGTATTGAAGAGGAAACAGGCCTAGAGAGGGGAAACGACTTGTCTGCTGTTCTTTCCCGCCCACCCCTAGCCAGTGATGGCGCAGTGTTGTCTGTGTGTCAGCATTGCTGGGGCTGGACGAAGGAGCTACATTTAAAATAAGTGTCCATCCCATTCTTAGCCACACTGCAGCTGACCGCCGTTGGCACTACCTCTAGTAGGTCCTCAGTCATGCTCCCAGGCAGCCTCTGGTCCTGAGCCGCCAGGGCTAGGTTTCTCTGGTTTTCCGTCTGCTTTTCTGGCTGGTTGGGAAGCTCAGGCCAAAGTGGAAGGAACTTGGCCAAAGGCAGCTGGCAAACCTAGTGCCCCATCCTATTTACCTAATGTGCGAAGTGCCCTCAAGGCAGCCCAAATTGGCACAATTCAGGCCATGAGTGGAACCTCAGAGAAAGCAAGGAAGCAAGGGTCAGTTTCATCCTAGGAGGATCCAGGTCTAGGAGCTTAACAGATCCCAGAACCTAGGCTTCTAGAGTAGCACCACCCCAGGGCAGAAATAGAGTGCTGAATTGAAAAGATACCcttaggggtggggagggaatgtGAGGGAGGTTGATTTAGCTTTTATGAGGCAGCCTGCAGACTGGACACCATGTGTTGATTGGCAGGAGTTTTGAGACCCGCTTTCACCATTTACCAGCCAGGTGGCTGTACCTCTCTTGGCAGAACCTCCACCTCCACAGATCATCATGAGGTGCCAATGGGACACTTTAGGAAACTCCACTGCTATAAAGCAAATGTCATctgcattacaaaaaaaaaacttcctaagGCAAGCAGGCTTGTGATGGGCCTGGTAGCATTTGGGGTAGCTGAAGCATCGCAGTGCTTTCCTAAGTCCGTCTTTTTTCCCTGCTGTTTTCCCTCCTGAAAACGTGAGCTCTCTCTGGACTGATGTAGCTTGGCCCCTCTCTTCCCCTCGGCTCTGGATGACTATAGGGATTGAATGGCAGCAGCGATTTGCATCATCTGCCCAGTAGGTAGGTCTCTACTCCAGAGCTGGCCTTCTCCCCGTGGCTGACCGCCTGGTCCGTGTATCTAGACAACCAGAAGTCAGCCAAAGCATCAGAGCCCACTGTTTACTTCCTTGGCTCTTAAAGGGGTGGGTGAGTCCAGGTGAGCTCTTAGGAGGCTTCCCTTTCTCGGTAGAGCCTTCTGGAACCCCCCAGGTCGCACAGCCTGCGGCTGAACTGACAAACCTTCCAGGTGCCGGCTCTGGAGACAGAGAGGGGGACGCTGCCCCGTTTGCCTCCTCTGGCGAGGTGTGGGGAGTGGTTACCGATTTCCCAAGCCTGCATCTCTGGGACCTCAGCGCCCCTCACAAACAGCCCCACTCATCCTCCCTCCCCCAAGTCCCTCTCCTATCAAAAGGCCCTCCCAGTCTTGCCTGCTCCGAAGGCCTGTGGACCAGAAATGGTCTGATGAAGCTCGCGAGCTTACAGCAGAGCAagggccccgcccccgcccccgccccgggggtgggtgggggaagctCACGGGAGGAGGGCTGCTCCAGCGCCACCAAGCCCCCGTGGCCTGGCACGGGCCTCAAGCCGGCGCGGGGAGTGGCTCTGGGGCCAGCATACCGGCGCAGAGCGTGAGTCCCAGGCAGACCCCGTACCCAGAGTGCCAGCGGGAAGGGGCAGCGGACAGGCACGCACACGAGCGCGCAAACTCAGCCTCCCTCTCGCTCCCACCCCAGTATAAAGCAGAATCGGGCCACCAAGGGGACGAGATCCGTGGACTCCTCCACGACTGTCTTCCCCGGCCCAGGAAGGTCGTAGGCCCCGCCCCCGGAAGGGTCCCGGAACAAGCACTGGCCGGGGTCAGGGCAGGCCTGGCCTCCCAACTGGGTGGGATTCGAACCCGCCACCGCCCCTCTCAGGGCTTCAGCTTCCCCTCCCCGCCGCCAGCGACAGAGAGCCGGGCAGAGACCCCACTTTCGGACCCCGGCGGCTCCGCAGGGGACTCGAAAAGACTTTCCCCCGCCCCTTCCCGCTCCCACCTCGCCCGCGGCTGCCCCGGCCCCGCTGCCCCGATCGCGGCCGCGCACCCCTGGACTCACCATGGCGCGGGCGGCAGCAGGTGGCCAGCGGAGAGGGCAGGCGGCGGCCGGGCGCGCAGGCTGCCGTCCCGGGGCGGGGCCGCGCTCGGGCCGCCCTCCGGTAATGATTAACGTCCCCAGCCAGGGACGCGCTCGGCCTGCTTGCTTCCAGCACTTTCCTCGCTGCTCAGAGCCATCCTCCGTGCTTGTTTCAGGGAGCTAGGGTGAAGCATGAgggctccaaatgcccgcttctgGGTTGGAATCCCACCCCGCCGCTTACAGCTGGGTGGCCCTGGGCGCCAgaatacctatttttttctttataaaaatctcTTATTTGGATATAATTGACATGCAATAAATTGCACATATTCAACgtgtacaatttgataaattttaatgtTTCCCTCGTGAGACCATCACCGAGATCAACATTATGAACATATCATCATCCCTGCAAGTTTTCCCTTGCCCTTTGGTAACCCCTTCCTCCCGAAACCACCTGGCCAGGCAAGCACTGATGTACTTTAGGTCACTataaattagtttgcattttctagaattttatgtaaatggaccATAGAGTATATACTAGGCAGGATAACTGTTTTGGGGTTCAGCCATGTTGTTGCCTATATCAATGGTTTCTTCCTTTTATGgctaagtaaaatttattttatagtattgCATTGTACAGATAGACTACAATTTGTTTAGCGATTCACTATTGGACATTTGCGTTGtttaccttttggctattacaaataaagctgctgcgAATATGGTGCACAAATCTTCGAAAGTACgtatgttttaattttccttgAGTAAACACTTAGGAATGGAATGCCTGGGTCATGTGGTAGGTGGACTTTTATAACTTATTAggaaactgccatactgttttgcaaaatggttgtatcattttatattcctagcAGCAGTGTATGAAGGTTGCAGTTCTctgtcctcaccaacacttgatatagtcagccttttaaattttaattggtgtgtagcagtatctcattgtggttttgagtttccTTGATTAGTAATTGTATTGAAtgtcttttcatgtacttatttgctAAGGATAAGTTTTTTTTATTGAATAGCATGTTTGAATTTCCTgcccattaaaaaagaaattgggtTGTCTTCTTATCGAGTTTTGAGGGTGTTTTATTCTGGATATAAGGACATGATCAGGcagtgatttgcaaatattttctttgcattatCTTATGGTGCCTTTCAAAGAGCAAacgttcttaattttgatgaaatccaatatatcaaatgtttcttttatgGATTTCTATTTTGATGTTGTACACATAGAAATCTTGGCCTAACCCAAGATCAaaagttttctcctatgttttatagcttttggttttacatttagtctgtgatccactttgagtaaatatttttatatgcttcaAGTTATAGATCCAGATGCACTTTTGCACATGGCGACTCAGTTATTCCTTTCTCCACTGAGTTGTCTTTGCACCTTTGTAAAATATCAATTGACTGTATacatgtgggtttatttctgagccctttcttctgttccattgatctgtttgtctgTCATGACAGAACACTACCTtgtcttgattattatagctttataataagtcttagAGTCAGATTAGAAAAGTCCTCtcacatttcacatttttctattaaCTTTTATTCTTGTGCTCCACTTTTAttccccgccccccaccaccgCCCATAGCAGCCTCTCTAATGTGtta is a genomic window containing:
- the PCBD1 gene encoding pterin-4-alpha-carbinolamine dehydratase isoform 1 (isoform 1 is encoded by transcript variant 1), with protein sequence MAGKAHRLSAEERDQLLPNLRAVGWNELEGRDAIFKQFHFKDFNRAFGFMTRVALQAEKLDHHPEWFNVYNKVHITLSTHECAGLSERDINLASFIEQVAVSMT
- the PCBD1 gene encoding pterin-4-alpha-carbinolamine dehydratase isoform 2 (isoform 2 is encoded by transcript variant 2); this translates as MAGKAHRLSAEERDQLLPNLRAVGWNELEGRDAIFKQFHFKDFNRAFGFMTRVALQAEKLDHHPEWFNVYNKVSRLQASGVQQYHLLSWFSSLPTTDLGTCQPP